The genome window CCCGCTTCACCTTCAGAAACAGAGCCATATCCGATTTGTTTTTCGCCTGCCACTTACCGTTGGAAAGCTGCACCCAATAATCACGACCGTCAAAATAAGCTGAGGAAACCGCTCCCCCGATCTGATCGGCCTGGAACTGACGTACGAACTTCCCGCCGAGAATTGCCGACCACGGAACGAACGCCTGTCCTCCGGTAAAACATTGCATCCCGGACTCACGGATGACCGCCGCTGTTTCATTGTCGGCTGACGCATCCCAGAACCGGGCACCGCGCACGCCGACTTCAAACTCACCCTGCCATTGTCCCGGATATTGTTTTTCAACTTCTGCCGCGATCAGCTCCATCGGGATCGAAGGACCTAATTTTTTCCATGCGTAGTTATGGGTCGATTCAACCGCCCACTGCATCATGAAGGGAGCCGGAATTACATCGTCCGACAGATGAACCCATTCCGTACCGGCCTCGTAGTATTTTGCCGGATCTTCAAAGGCATCCGTATCGAGACCAACCAGAATTTTTGAGAGCTTGAGTTTTTTCTTAACGTGCTTGAGCAGCTTCGCCGTCAGATCATTTTTGTGCAGCGGAAAGGGTTTCTCCAGTTTCCACAGTAATCGAGCACCGCCTGAAAAGGTTCGGCAGATGTATTGGGGTTTGAAATCTCCACACCGTTCCAAAACCGTGTCGCGCATGTGTTGATCGATCTGTCCATCGTAGTCGGCAACCAGCCAGTGCAGGAAGACCGCCGGATTGTTTTTGGAATCAATGCGGGATGCGGCGACCAATCCTTCGAGACCAGAATAAAAACAGTGATCCACATCGGGTTTGTTCCACTTTGTTTTCCGAGGTGCCTGAGTCGTTGTATTCCACGGTTCACATTCGGTGGCATGACAGGAGGATAAATTTTTGAGGGATAAAAGCATGGGGTCTCCTTATTTGGTGTATCGGTTAAAAATTCCGGCTTCGGCATCGACGGGACATCCGGACAGCCACTCCGGCGTGGTCTGCATGATTTTGAGGATTTGTTTTTTCGCTCCCTCTGCCTGTTCTTTGGGGACTTCAACGATCACTTCGTCGTGAACGTGAAAAACGATTCTTCCAATGCCTGAACGGTGGATTTCTAAAAGATGTTCAGCGAACAGATCTCTTGCGGTGGCCTGGACAAGATTTTCACAAAGCAGTCCGCCGTACACGCTCCGCTCCCGTCCTCCCCGAACGGTTCTGGCCGCAAAATATCCACGCGGTGTTTTGTGAACATCGAAATAGTTCAAGCATCGCCCGGAAGGCAGCTCGATTGAATAGTCACCACCTGCGCTTCGTTTAAAATCCCGGTCCAGTCTGTTCCAGAGTCTGGAAATTTTCGGATTCTTAGCCCGGAAATCGGCAACGGTTTGTTTTGCTTCAGCGAATGAGAGTTCAATCCCTCCCAGATTTTTCGCAACGGTCATAAATTTTTTCGGGCCGCATCCGTACCCCAAACCCAGCACACGGGCTTTCGCCAGCGAGCGCATTTCAGGGTCTTTTTCTTTCAGGGGCTCTGCGTCGCTGTATCCCATCGTCGCACGAGCATGCGCTTCGTAAACATCCACACCATCCTGAACAAGAGAGAGGAATTCATGGTCATCAATCAGCCATGCGAGAATGCGGGGTTCAATTTGAGACAGATCGGAAATGACAAACACACATCGTTGCCGCTCCCCTGTCGGGTCGCTTCTTTTGTCTCCGCCAAAAGCACTTTCGCAATAGCTCAGGTCGCTCGGTATGAAACATTTCCGAAGGTCTGCGCCGAACAGTTCGCCTCTCGGCATATTCTGGACATTGAACCCGGCGTCGCCGGACCATCTTCCGGGGACTGCCCCGAAATATTTCATTCCATAAGGAAATCGCCCTGCGGCCGTTTTCCTTTGTTTGGAAGATGAAGACGGTGCGGATTCGGAACAAGGCAGGCTGGAAGCCTGCGATACGGGAACAACCCTATTACGGACGGTGTAGAATCGGGAAAGCAGCATGTTGGTTCTGCGGAAAATCCGCATCGCATTTACCCAGGGATACTCATCGCCGTATTTTTCTTCCCACTGTTCACAAAGCGGTGAATCCATCGCCAAGGATGCCGGTGCCGGGATACCTGCCTTTCGACATTCGAGCGCAAGCTGACGGTGTGACAACGGAGTGTCTTCATTAAAATCATCCACCCAGGGCAAAAGCTGAACCGCATCGAACCGCTGTTTTTCCAAGGTCTGGATACATTTTTCCAGAGTCTGGAAATCAACATGGATTCCCTGTTGTCCCCATTCAAACGTCAGCGTTGCCAGCACCTGTTCATCCCTCGGCCAAAGGTGATGATGTTTTTCCCAAAGCAGGAAACAGAGACGTGCATCCTCCAGCGCATAGTCGGTCATGGCATTGTCTTTAAACAGATCGCCGGTGGTTTGTCCGCACGCTTTGCTTCGTTGGGTTTTGTCCACCTCGATACCGAGAAGCTCTTTACACGCGCCTTTCAAGTTTCGGGGTGCTTGCAGGTACACCGCCATTGATGCGGTGCATCTCCAGCCACCGGGTTGAATCGGCGGAATGATTTTCTGTTCCTGAAGCCGCTTGAAAACCAATGAGTCAAAGGCTGCGTTGTGCGCCAGCAGCAAAGCACCTTCCAGTTTTTCCCAGCATTGGAAATCTTTCGGATGTCCTACCCATTGGAAATCGTCGCCGTAGATCGACATGAGATAGGCATCAAATTTCGGATGGTGAACATAGCTCCACGCATCCATTTTTTTCAGGGAGTAGCCTCGGTCGTAAAATGTTTCAAAGTCGATAGCGAATACAGACATGGCAGTTTCCAGAGGTTGGAAGGTTGAAAAAAGGGAGAGGCGCGCCCGGAGGTCACGCCCCACCCATCCGGGTTACAGCAGGGTTGTGAGGAATTCGATGAACTCGTCACCGTGCTTGCCGTGCTGACGAAGACGGGGAACAAACACGAGATTGGTTCCCAGTTTTTCGCGGCGCACCTGAAGCGTCCATTTGCCTTTGTGCAGTTCCGGCAGTCCGGTTTCCTTGTTGCGCAGGGCGAACCGGGCGGCGGTGTTGATCGCTTTTCCTGCCCGGCTGTAGGCCGATCCCTTCATTGTCCACAGAGCCAGCTCATAGGCTTTGCCGTCCGGTCCCTGAATCGAGAATTCCTCGGCCAGTTCCTCCGTCGGTGATTCGATGAGAACCAGAGCGGTGAGCATCGGACGCCACGGCGGCTTCTCGTCGTTGCGCCAATCAATCCAGCCCCCGCGCTCGTGAACTTCATCGAGCGTATCCACCGTTTCCGGGGTTTCGTCAGACTCATACGGCAGATTCTCGGAAAACTGCTTTTTGGCATTCAGGATCGTGACATTGAGTGCCTCGCCCCATGTTTTCGGATCGGTCGATGCAGGCAGGACAATGATGTCCTTGTTCAGCACGACCGCGCCGGGATCGAAGTCCTCGGAAAGCGGCCCGACACTCTGCACGATGTTGATTCGGGGAAGACGAAAGTCGCCTTCTTCGAAGTCACCGGCAATTCCTCCAATAGGCGGAATTTCAGATGCCGGATGACTGAGTTCTGCTGCCGGCACGGTGGCCGGTACCGCTGATTTTTCTTCTGCGGCTTCGGTTTTCTTGTCTTTTTTGAACGATGATGTAGCCATTGTATTTTCTCCTTATTTTTTGGGTTATCGTTCTTTTGCGAGATAGGTGACGTCCGGATCGGTGAGGCAGAGTCCTTCCGCTGTCAGAAGCTGGTTCAGTTTCCGAACGGCTTTGGCTCCCTGTCCGCGTTCCTGAATGGATTTGACGGCTTTTTCCAGTGAGGTGACTGAGATCGAACAGGCCGGGAGGAACTGTTCCAGCGGAAGGTCAAATTCCGCATGGACAATGTCCCAGACCGCTTCGAGCTGTTTGATGACTCGCCGACCGCTGCGGTGTTTGAGCTGGTAGCCGGGAATCTCCTGGCCGTTGCGAACCATCTCCAGCGCATGAGCTTTGACCGCCTTGGCCCATTCGACCAGAACAGGGGCGAGACGCAGTGCCAGCGCCATCTGATCGGGTTCCGCAATCTCCAACGGATCCATGACCGCCGGGAGCTCCAGACGTTCGGGAAGCTTTTCGACTACCATCATCGCCTTGGCGGTCAGTGCCGGGCAAAGCGCCTTGGCCCCGCAGTACTGGCAGTTGTCAGGATGCGGATTATAAGGGCCGTTCGGGTCTTCGGCCTTTTCAATTACGGTGGCGACTCGGTCGCGCATCCGGTCATAATCAGCAGATCGGGTGAAGGTGTGCTCTGTCCGCAAGTCACAACGCGGTTGCAGAAAAACCACCGTCACCTCATCCACACCGAAGAGGTCA of Tichowtungia aerotolerans contains these proteins:
- a CDS encoding DNA polymerase, whose product is MSVFAIDFETFYDRGYSLKKMDAWSYVHHPKFDAYLMSIYGDDFQWVGHPKDFQCWEKLEGALLLAHNAAFDSLVFKRLQEQKIIPPIQPGGWRCTASMAVYLQAPRNLKGACKELLGIEVDKTQRSKACGQTTGDLFKDNAMTDYALEDARLCFLLWEKHHHLWPRDEQVLATLTFEWGQQGIHVDFQTLEKCIQTLEKQRFDAVQLLPWVDDFNEDTPLSHRQLALECRKAGIPAPASLAMDSPLCEQWEEKYGDEYPWVNAMRIFRRTNMLLSRFYTVRNRVVPVSQASSLPCSESAPSSSSKQRKTAAGRFPYGMKYFGAVPGRWSGDAGFNVQNMPRGELFGADLRKCFIPSDLSYCESAFGGDKRSDPTGERQRCVFVISDLSQIEPRILAWLIDDHEFLSLVQDGVDVYEAHARATMGYSDAEPLKEKDPEMRSLAKARVLGLGYGCGPKKFMTVAKNLGGIELSFAEAKQTVADFRAKNPKISRLWNRLDRDFKRSAGGDYSIELPSGRCLNYFDVHKTPRGYFAARTVRGGRERSVYGGLLCENLVQATARDLFAEHLLEIHRSGIGRIVFHVHDEVIVEVPKEQAEGAKKQILKIMQTTPEWLSGCPVDAEAGIFNRYTK
- a CDS encoding DUF2800 domain-containing protein — encoded protein: MTNSIHAKHGPSSLKNKEICPHWQNRPGSSEAADEGTKMHEAAEAGRLDGLTPEQIAQVHECLEAVDQIQAEIPGCIRYTELTVDVCGLTFGTADVILLGAHSATLVDYKFGRIQVEDAETNLQGQAYALGVFDLFGVDEVTVVFLQPRCDLRTEHTFTRSADYDRMRDRVATVIEKAEDPNGPYNPHPDNCQYCGAKALCPALTAKAMMVVEKLPERLELPAVMDPLEIAEPDQMALALRLAPVLVEWAKAVKAHALEMVRNGQEIPGYQLKHRSGRRVIKQLEAVWDIVHAEFDLPLEQFLPACSISVTSLEKAVKSIQERGQGAKAVRKLNQLLTAEGLCLTDPDVTYLAKER